TGGTATTAATATCCATCATCCAGCAAACTCCAATAAATGTGATGGTCAGTAATAGGGCAACAATCAAAAGACCCGACAAAATACCACCTGTGAAGAAACCAACACAATGCCAGGCATCACCAAATACAAAAGTTGCGTTATCGGTGTAACCGAAAGGTGCTTGGAATTGCAAAGAATTCCACTTTAAAGTGTAGGCAGGTACTTTATCAGTAGGAATATTATTTAAAGTCAAATTTCCgcagaaatatgaaaaatctGTTGGTGCATACACTTCTGAACTAAGGAACTTGATATTATTATACATTACATTCTTCATGAAGAAATAACCACCAGCGAGAGTTACATCAAAAGTTAATGGCGAACCAGTTGTTGGAGTTAAGGTTACGGACATTTCGGTTGCGTTATCAGCCTTAACAGTCATGCTATTAATATCTAAAACAGTAGCTGAATTTGAATCGTCAATTATGCTCAATGaagtaaaataaagcaaaagctTGGAGCTATCACGGAAGATATAACCGTCTGAACTGCCTGCTGTTTCGCGACGTTGACGTTTAAGCACAGATGTTGAGGGGGTAGATGTATAGACGAAGAAAACATTATCACCAAGCTGGGAAGTTACCGAGGCAATAATAGAATCTAAAGGCAGTaggaaaaacatcaaaatataaatatatataagtatttttattatttgacatACCATGTGATTTCAAATTGGATCCACGAACTGCAGTGTGATCATCTTCGAATGTTACAAAATTGATTTTACCAGCGGCGGTTTTTAAGGGAGTGGAGAATTTACCAGAAGCGTCTACCGAATTGTACTCTGCTTCCCCATCGAGTTGACGCAAGGCTTCCACGGGATTTTCAACAGCGGCATAAAATGTTTTATCACTAACTCCTTGTAAACGAGCATAGCACGATTTTCCATCAGCGGCATTGGTACACAGGAAATCTTTGTTGGTTAACTGcaaataatatatacaaatcAATAATCATTGTTATCTTGATATTTAGGTTTATAAACTTACGTCTTTTTCCATGAACACAACCAAGGCCTTATCAGCCAGCAGAGGAGTCACGAGTTTAGCAAATTCATCGCCAGGCACTATTACCAGTGAAGGTTTAGCCACACtgagattttaatataaaaatattttatacattttcctaAGCAATAACTTTAGTATAAACACATACCTGCTGGCGCCCCATAAAAATACTGGAGACTGTTCCGCTGTAGCCAAACCGATGACACACAACGCCAATATCAACGAACTTATCGCCTGCATTTTTCCTTTGtttcacttgtttttttcttcgcaaaataaatttaaaacaattgtgtGAAAAATGAGaactttaaaatgaaatcaacaacaaaattaggcttaaaaaataatggaaagtgaaaatattatccaaataaatcaaattttcactaTTCCATACGAAAATACGTCGTCGTTGTCCACTACTgtcaaataatgaaaatttttcttgttgcaTATGACAGTGTCATGTGATTGAAAAGGAGACAAagccctgcgccgacaaatattaacggaGGCGTTGACTGACAATAAATACgtcggcggcggcttaaaatcTACTTAAGCCGGTTAAGTTTTCAActaagtttagtttttaatatatcaaCTATTTTAACCCTTTCCGTGCTTTTatcgaatatattcgacattaCAATAGACTctgtttttaagcattttttggGTATAATATTCAactatagttttaatttttttcttttagattaaaatgaagactttattatatttataattgagATTTTGAAAGATCTTccgtattttaaagtatttaaaaatcatattttaagaaattgtcaCTTAtgactactttttaaaaagtactttttaacaaCGTTTAAAAAACAGCTTCATTTAATGgccaaaaaaattgtattttaggaGATCGGACTATGCagatttaaattgtattgttaTGAAAGAAGTTTAAGaagacattttacaaaaaaattcataaaaaatattggtggtacaattttatgtttcgatttcaatatcatagaaaactcaaaaagtaccagttggagaatgaaaagtaccaaaaaatatcacttggtaccggtGTTTCGAAAAACAccccattagcatatttagtgtttcttgaataaaatcaaatattttcggCGGCGGTGGCTTTGACATTTTGTTCGGCGGCTAGGCTTAGTCGGCTTAAGCCGAATCGTCGCAAGTCTCTGGAACGAGACTCGATTTCCAGACCAACCTGTGACCGACCGACAGGGTTGCATTTTTTCCAAACAACATAAAATGTGGCAGCCCGTATTTGccattaaagatatttttttgaaattttgtgaaaaaattttaattttataaaatttataaatattaaaactatattctactatttttagttatttaaaatgtcaaatttaacaaatacatatcTTGTATTAGtctgttcataaaacaaaaaacaatttttaaaaataactatttatatttaacaagttTGGCAACCTTATTGCAAAACTATtaatcgaataatcgaacaatcgaatttttgtcgaaaaagtcgaaaagtctaagtcgactattttgttccaaaaaagtcaataactcgactattttgttccaaaatagtcaataactcgactatcgtctgtgaaaaaagttgcaaagtcgactttgttaataaaagtcgaaaagtctggaaatcgtaaaaagtcgaaaagtcggtaaaggttgaaaaaagtcgaaaactcgaaaattgtagaaacaagttaaaaatagtcgaaaactttaaaaaatggaaaaaaaagtaaaaattagtcggaaaaaagtctaaaagccAAAATATCAATAccgaaataagttaaaataccGATAACTATAAAATACCAATACCGAAATAAGCCAAAATACTGATAATGCTAAAATACCAATAccgaaatatgtaaaaataccGATACCGCTACCTTATCACCGTTTCCAAACTGTTGCCAACCTTGCCGCAAATCTACTCATTAGTACTTCTACttcttaaagtcgacttttcacaTATATTCTCATCATGTAAAAGTCACAAATGCAACAGCTGACTACGAACACATTACTAAAAAAGAGGagaataaaaagctttatttttaattttagttgaaatataattaaaatgtatatacatatatataacttatttttcttaaaaattagataaatttgtgaatgtttttactgtaaaatattataagtGAAACAGTGGGAGTGTAAAAACAGTGAAAGTTCGTTTTGTTAagaataaaacttattaaaaacaagtttttacatattgcattgttgttgttataaattcATAAAAGCTTCTCTTTTTGTTAAGTGTTTATTTAGTTATGATCgtccaataaatattttctaaatgacaataaaaacaaaaaatcttcaGTTTAGTGAAAAAATTGTGGGAAACGGAAGTATTGCAGCAAATTGCAAAGTTATTTTTGCCGAACTATTATTTTACgtagtatttataaaataacattgattaatttaaaattacaatactTATATCATTAACGAAATTAAGATAAACGCAGTAATAACAGTTTTGCATTAAAGTACAAAAAGTATGAGTAGCTAAAAAGtgatatttctttgttttaaaataaattaaaagtattgTAAATAAATGCATACACAACCAAACATCTTTTGTTAAATAGTAATAGCAATTATAAAGGCCATGGCAAGTGATGAAGAAAGGCTTTACGATCCCATAGAGGCAAATGAAGAGAATGATTCAACACAAAATATTGATGCCGCTTCTACCTCCCCGACTACAACAAACTCCAATAATAATGAGGAAGAAGCTGCCTCACAGGCAAATGGAGTAAAACATCGTTGGTTTATTTTGGAGCCGGCGGTTTTCCTGGTCTTTTTATCCATGTATTTATCCTgtaagtataaatatataaataatattaattgtaaATTGCATAGGTATTTATTTCTCATTACAGCCACCGTTTATCAAAACCAATTATTGTATCAGacatgtatttatattaaacactACAACGACACCGTATGCCAACCGCTTTTAGGTGTTCAACCTGAGTCTGAAGAGGTTCGAGTAAGTACCTACCTACGTTTGTCATAATCAGAGcaactgaaaaaaattatattcaaaacgaaaaatatttttcaaaaacaaaaatatacgtacgcttaaatatgtatgtatgtacattgggtatgcatttaaaaatttacattttatttaacatgtagttttattaaaatcattataaataaTTCAAGACTTTATAAATCTTGTAAATAAATCCTAAATGAAacctttctttatttatttgaaatataattcTAATTTTGTAATTAGCTCTTTAGTGTAGTACTTctactttaaacatttaacacttatttttattctattattatttctaaTCAAATTTCATACTTTCGAATTGCTACACTACAGCTTTAATTCACTTTTATTCAaactctttttaataaatagattaaacttaaactaaatttaatattgaaaaataatggtTGACGTGCTTTAATTCGAAATAAATGATTAAATTCAAACAAAGTTTAATTAGTATAAtggataaattattaaataatatatgatACAAgataaactttgtttaaaatgcttgggataaaatatacaaaaacattctgtaaatttaaaatatacaaaagcaATTCGCAAAATATGTTCAATAAGAAGGTTAGAAAAATAGATTTAGataaattaattacatattaattaaaccactaagatttatttaaaaaaacacgttttaaaaagaatcatttaaataagggtaaatgaaataaatgaaaaatgtacctacatacatgtatgtaaaagatggaaatattaaaaaaatcaaacaatgataacacatttattaaaatttcattgttattttaTGCATGTGTTATGAATTATGGTTATCTGTACTGTTAAACTCTAAACAATAGCAAAAATCAGGGcgtacatttattttaatatacattttgtttCACTTACATTTAATTGTTTAGTTCTTATCACTTGCAttagaacaataaaaaattaaaacaaaatatgtatgtatattgctaACAGCAATAAATTTACTGATGTATGCATATATCTCTTCAAAAGACGTATGACTCTAATCCCCATTATCACAATTTCTGGTTATATtttatcttaaggttaaattgaaagttttcatacaaaaaatattataatcggcaaaataactttcggttaaacGTTAATCAGAGGTGGAGATAACGGGGCTAATAGAGTATTTGAAAAGTCTTGTAATtagtttaaatcaaattaaaaatttaaatttttcttcttttttttttggtgaagaaacattttttaactaatttatattAAGCAGTCGAAGTTCGAAAAATCACAgttaatatctttttatttttaaacgcaTATTTATCAAAATGACTTGATCCCTAAAAATCGCaacttttaatttcttaaaatacatagatacatatttatttattttagaactaacatctcttttatttgtttcgacattatttacaattacaaatatattatatgccaaaaaaatttgcaaataatgGATAgggttttttagaaaaaaattggataggTGTAACTGTACTCTAACGATTGTCTTTTAtcatacaattatttaaattaaattattttgccgactataggaaaattttattttctgattttaaaatgggctaattttaatacaaattgaaGATGATATATTTCGAATTAgaatctttaataatataaGATTATGAATTTTTCACGAGATACTCTAATGTATATACTTCTGTAGTATTTCTAAGTATAAATTAAATGTGattaacaaaaaagtacaaattttaagtacaaattaaatgtaattaacaaaaaaaaaaaaaaaactaaaaacttgatgattcattataatttttttaactaattgaTAATTGTCGACTATTTAATTGGTTGAcaatatctatttatctattttttaacACTCTAAGCGCATTGAAATTGAAGTGCAACCGTATGTTGCTAAAATCCTAATGGCTCGTTCATTGTTGGAAAGTATTATTCCAGCCATTGTGAGTTTATTTATAGGACCCTGGTCAGATAAGTTCGGACGCAGACCAATTGTTTTGACCACATTCACCGGTaagatacaaataaaattccaaGGCTTAAATTGCCAATTTATATCGTATTATTTCTTAAAGGCTATTTGACGGGTTCAgttattttaacaactttaacaTATATATCAACTAAAACTGCTGTTAGCCCATGGGTATTCTTGTTATGTTCTGTACCCTCTGTGCTAAGTGGGGGCACATGTGCATTAATAACTGGTATATATTGTTACATATCTGATGtcgcaaaagaaaaaaacagggCTTTGaggtaaaattataatatatttatttacggCTCAAATAGTTCTTTTGATGTTGTTCTTTTGTAGAATGGTTTTAAATGAGGCTTCCCTATGTGCTGGTATGATGGTGGGAAACGTTGCTAGTGGATATTTGTATGCAGCCACCGACGCAGTAACAGTGTTTATCATATCGTCGTCTCTAATGTTATTAGCTTTACTTTATGTCATTGTATTTGTAGTGGAAAGTTTGAAGCCTGAACAAATACATGCTGGTGTAAGTTTTAATCaacttaattataataaatacacaTTCTTTTAAAACCTCTATCCATAGTCTAAAGTACGAGAGTTCTTCCGCTTTGATTTGGTAAAAGATTTAATACAAACTTGCTTAAAGAGAAGGCCCAATTATGATCGTATTATTATTTGGTTAACTATGATGGCGTTAACAGTAGCTATATTCACCATGGGTAAGATATAAATGCAAaacaatatatgtaaataataccaagataataaataaaagttgtacTTTTCAGAGGGCGATTCTAATGTGACTTATTTATTCGTTCGCAAACAGTTCGAATGGACATTAAAAGATTTCAGTATATTTAATGCGGCTCGAATAGTTGTACAAATTATTGGCAGTATTCTTGGCATGTTTATTTTAAGAAGGGTAAATTATGCGTGGTTTAACTGCGTTGcacaacaaacatttaaatattatacttttctctagatattcaaattttcaattgtatcGATGACTATGATTTCTTTGGCAAGTTGTGTTCTCGAAAGTACGGTAAGAGCTACTGCAATATATTGGTGGCAATTATATTTAGGTTTATGCTTCGGTTTTATGCGAGGTATAATGGGACCAATGTCTAGAGCAATATTATCACATGTAGCGCCTTCTACGGAAGTTGGTAAGTTACATAAAGAAAACCGAAGTAATGCATAATTTGATAACGTATTTTTAGgtaaaatatttgctttgaCAACATCAATGGAGTCGTTATCACCACTAATAGCAGCTCCTTTATATACACTAGTATATAATGCAACATTAGTTTACTATCCAggcttatttaattttattagtgCTGGCTTATATCTGTTATGTTTTACTTTCATATCGTAAGTTTTGAGAATAAGATTTTCAATCCAAAATCCtgcacttttaaaaatataacatttatttcaGAACAATTTATGGAATACAGAAATCTATGGGACAAAACGCTACATATCAAGCGATAGGtagttaattattataaactagataatttttatacatatataaatattgaatattagcATAATTTTGTGATCTTTAAGAATAATGAGTGATATCAAATACATTTGATaataaatcatataaataaCAAACGCACAAAGTAGGATACTTACAATTACACctacatattttaaatgtacggaaaatatttaattcttgtttttttatgacgcgttaaaatgtataactgtaattaatgtttgttattgaaaaatgtttaaataaatatacaattggtaatttgtttgtatgtgttttattCACTAAAGCGGAATCTAAATAGTAATTTGACTAAAAACAAAGTTCTATAAATAACGGATGTGCATCAGTGATATcggattattattttaatatttgaccATAATGTTCtctgttattaaatttaaagcgtaaaacaaatctaaaacgaaaaataatttaatagttcacactttcaataataaaataacaaaaacactcacagtaaaaatataaatgcaaaGAAATATAGTATTGCGctgaatatattaaacaaaccGGGAAATGATGTTATAGATGCTTTATAAATGATTGTGTATAATGGGGCTGCCAAAAATGGAGCAATTGactgtagaatatttttaattgagaaGATTTTACCTGGAATTagtacaaaaattgttaaataaattattttttttctgaataGTTTTAATCATTTTAAGAATAAGCACCTAAATCTGTGGCTGGAACAATATTTGAAACAATTGTACGACACATTGGACCACCAACGGCTTTCAAAGCTCCGGCAGCAATTCCGACATATAAATGCCATGGTTCCGTTGCTATACCTTGTATAACGCTACGAATAATGTCACTTAAAAAGGCAATTAGTGCTAAAGTCACCACTGATAAATGAAATACctgtaaaaagtaataaataaacgttatataaataaaactgtagattttagcatgtatgtatgtaagtaattgTGATGTTGGACCTTTCGCATTATTAAAAATCCAATTAATGCACCAAACACAGATGTAACGTGACTTATAGTTTCATAGAAGGTAAATTCTCTTATTGTCCACTGGAATTTTTCACGTACAAATAAGTAAAATACTGTCATTGCTCCATCCAAGACGAAAATTGCCAAAAACATTGTGCCGGTAACTAATAAAATTATGCTGCGGTCATAATAAGGTCGTGTCTTAAAGCATGTAATCCACATATCCTTGACATGTCTGTAGCTAAACAAACCAGGAGTTTTTGGTTCCACAGTCGCCTCATAGCCATCGTTGTTTTTCTTCTCCGACGAacaattttttactacttttgaTACTTCTTCACCATCTCTTCGTAGATCAACATCGCGAAAATTATCATTGtcgatatttttcttttcatgttCATTATAACTTGGCTTCAATTCCAATGGATATGATAATATTGTGCATTTCATCGTAAGTTCATTGCAACAGGTCTTCACTTCAGTCGATTCAGATTCTTTGGATTTGAATTGTAGGCTTTCCGGAACATATAATGCTATGTAAGCAGTAGCTAAACACATCAATATACCAGATAAGGAGAACGTAAAGGTGGCACTTGTGGCAGCATACACAAAACTGGAGAGTAATGAACCCACCATAAGACCAACTGATAAAAACGCTTCCAAAGAAATCattctgaaaattaaattaaaaaaatctagtttaacaaacacttttaaagaattataaatttttcaacagCATTCGCATGAATTGTTTCtaagaattttgtaaattcCGTCGGAATgattaaattttgttcaaatttaaagcgaattaatttcaaacaaatttaatttttgtcattGTTTCACTTACCTGTACGGCCTAGTTTTAGTATCTGTCACGTcagatataaaacaaaacgCCGCTACCGAAAACACACAATTACCACCAAGTATGGAGTGGGGAATTACGGCCAATATATAATACCAAGGATTAACAGGATAATATCGAGATAGTTCGCAAATTACTGCCGCAATAACATAAGTACAAGAAAAACCTTAAaccaaaaatatcaaattttttcatgatttaacgattttttaaactataaggTTTGTCCCTATTGGAATATAGAATTTACGAATTACCTATCATTGATACCAACAAAAGTGGCTTACGACCATAATGGTCCGACCATGAACCAATAAATACACCACAAATCGCTGGAACTATACTTTCCAAAAGAGTTCgtatcataaataaatttgctaCATATGGTTGAATTTCAGTTTCGATTTCCTagaacaaacaatttaattttaattctttatcataaaataataaagagtaAAAGTTCACCTGCAAGTATCCGGTAACATTTTTTGTTCCTAATTGCAGGCAATCGCTTTCGTTGTAACGAAAAATTGTGGTGCATGCTTGATATATAACTTCATTTCTCATAATAGTTccttatttaattgaaaaaaaagacattttgaaaatattaattgtcGAGTCAACAGAGAGAGGGCAGGCTGATATGTGCGACAACGTAGTTCTAGAGCTTATACCTGATAAACTGTGTgaaaataccaaaataaaaacaatgggTTCGAtgtaaaacatatgaaaaaactTTCCCCACTGATATTGCTGTATTTGTCTCCACATTGATCTTGCTGATGATTCTACCATTTTTAACGACACTTAATAAACTGATATATTCGAAAATtagacaaaaattgtatttaaactaattattgttatttatttttcgtacttattttaagttttcgcATCAAAGTTTGTGTTTAAACTAAAGTTTACACTATAATCAATTCTCTCGTTAACTTCTCTCCAATGAAGCTTTTGATGaaatcagttttatatcaattattataaatgatcgcatgtagttttttttataaattttattttgtttttggtttgttatacaatgttatttacatttaaaagtttttttatatttcgatattttaatatgtatgtgttatgTTACGGGagataaacatttcttttttacttttatttatttatgtgatatatgtacatataagacATGTTTCTATGTCTAAAATTCAGAAGTCATCTTCCAGGCACAGTCTTAattcaactaaaaaaatatttgtttaactgAAGTTACCATTTCTGTTACTTCTTTAGCGTAAATGTTTGTCAGACAAGGCAAACATTTACGGAAAAAGTGAAATCAGTACTTCTTgaaagtatttgtttaaaatagtttattattacaaataaaataaaacgaataaaTATTGAtgattttattctaaataattcacatttttataaacaaataaatcaaaatacatCTTGGTTAATGGTTACgtgttttcaattatatatttgACAACTTTGACTCCACTTATATCTATTGGCTGTTATTTTGAGGGAAATCACACTTGCTTATTGATgatgacaaaataaaaaataacatttttaaactggttttaatttgcattaaataataacaaaaataaataaatagggtATGTTCTACAACatttatagtaaataatttttatttttttaagtaggaTTTTGTTT
The window above is part of the Lucilia cuprina isolate Lc7/37 chromosome 6, ASM2204524v1, whole genome shotgun sequence genome. Proteins encoded here:
- the LOC111687077 gene encoding V-type proton ATPase subunit S1, with the protein product MQAISSLILALCVIGLATAEQSPVFLWGASSVAKPSLVIVPGDEFAKLVTPLLADKALVVFMEKDLTNKDFLCTNAADGKSCYARLQGVSDKTFYAAVENPVEALRQLDGEAEYNSVDASGKFSTPLKTAAGKINFVTFEDDHTAVRGSNLKSHDSIIASVTSQLGDNVFFVYTSTPSTSVLKRQRRETAGSSDGYIFRDSSKLLLYFTSLSIIDDSNSATVLDINSMTVKADNATEMSVTLTPTTGSPLTFDVTLAGGYFFMKNVMYNNIKFLSSEVYAPTDFSYFCGNLTLNNIPTDKVPAYTLKWNSLQFQAPFGYTDNATFVFGDAWHCVGFFTGGILSGLLIVALLLTITFIGVCWMMDINTMDRFDDPKGKTITINASD
- the LOC111687061 gene encoding proton-coupled folate transporter-like, producing the protein MASDEERLYDPIEANEENDSTQNIDAASTSPTTTNSNNNEEEAASQANGVKHRWFILEPAVFLVFLSMYLSSTVYQNQLLYQTCIYIKHYNDTVCQPLLGVQPESEEVRRIEIEVQPYVAKILMARSLLESIIPAIVSLFIGPWSDKFGRRPIVLTTFTGYLTGSVILTTLTYISTKTAVSPWVFLLCSVPSVLSGGTCALITGIYCYISDVAKEKNRALRMVLNEASLCAGMMVGNVASGYLYAATDAVTVFIISSSLMLLALLYVIVFVVESLKPEQIHAGSKVREFFRFDLVKDLIQTCLKRRPNYDRIIIWLTMMALTVAIFTMEGDSNVTYLFVRKQFEWTLKDFSIFNAARIVVQIIGSILGMFILRRIFKFSIVSMTMISLASCVLESTVRATAIYWWQLYLGLCFGFMRGIMGPMSRAILSHVAPSTEVGKIFALTTSMESLSPLIAAPLYTLVYNATLVYYPGLFNFISAGLYLLCFTFISTIYGIQKSMGQNATYQAIGS
- the LOC124420702 gene encoding uncharacterized protein LOC124420702 produces the protein MVESSARSMWRQIQQYQWGKFFHMFYIEPIVFILVFSHSLSGTIMRNEVIYQACTTIFRYNESDCLQLGTKNVTGYLQEIETEIQPYVANLFMIRTLLESIVPAICGVFIGSWSDHYGRKPLLLVSMIGFSCTYVIAAVICELSRYYPVNPWYYILAVIPHSILGGNCVFSVAAFCFISDVTDTKTRPYRMISLEAFLSVGLMVGSLLSSFVYAATSATFTFSLSGILMCLATAYIALYVPESLQFKSKESESTEVKTCCNELTMKCTILSYPLELKPSYNEHEKKNIDNDNFRDVDLRRDGEEVSKVVKNCSSEKKNNDGYEATVEPKTPGLFSYRHVKDMWITCFKTRPYYDRSIILLVTGTMFLAIFVLDGAMTVFYLFVREKFQWTIREFTFYETISHVTSVFGALIGFLIMRKVFHLSVVTLALIAFLSDIIRSVIQGIATEPWHLYVGIAAGALKAVGGPMCRTIVSNIVPATDLGKIFSIKNILQSIAPFLAAPLYTIIYKASITSFPGLFNIFSAILYFFAFIFLLFVLRFKFNNREHYGQILK